TCCTCCTCCGTCGGCGGGCGCTTGGTCACCACCTTCGATTCCAGGTTGTCCAGGCCCAGCGCGGTGTGGTCGCGGTCCATGACCATAAGGCCGCCCGGGCAGGAACGGATGACGGAGCCTTTTTTCTCCGCCAGGTAGCCGTCGTTCATCTTCATCAGGCGCAGGTTCTTCTTCTTCTGGAGAAGGGCGCGGGCATCCGCCTCGAACTCCGGGGCGATGATGACGTCGGTGAAGATCTCGGAAATGACGCGGGCCAGCTCCAGGTTGAGCGGGCGGTTCACCACGATGACGCCGCCGAACGGTGCCTGGCGGTCGGTTTCAAAGGCCTTCTGCCAGGCCACCTTGAGGCTCTCGTCGTCCTGGCCGACACCGCACGGGTTGGTGTGCTTCAGGATGCCGACGGTGGGGCGGACGAAGTCGAGGATGAGGTCCGCCGCGGCCTCGATGTCGAGGACGTTGGTGTAGCTGAGTTCCTTGCCCTGCACCTGGGTGAAGAACTGGCGGAAGTTCCCGTAAAGGGAGCACTTCTGGTGCGGGTTGTCGCCGTAGCGGAGTTCCTGCTCCAGCGGCAGGTTGAGGGAGAAATTCGCGCGGGTGCCCTGGCGGGACTGGCCGAGGTAGTTGTTGATGGCCGCGTCGTACTGGGAGGTGCGGAGGAAGACCTTCACGGCGAGCTGCTCGCGGAAGCCCTTGGTGGTCTCCTTGTTGTTCTCCTTCATTTCCCCGATGACCTTCGCGTAGTCCGACGGATCGACGACGACGGTCACGTGGGAGTGGTTCTTCGCCGCGCTGCGGAGCATGGAAGGTCCGCCGATGTCGATGTTCTCGATGGCCTCCTCCAGCGTCACATCCGGCTTGGCGACGGTTTCCTCGAACGGGTAGAGGTTCACCACCACCAGGTCGATCCGCGGAATGTCATGTTCCTTTGCCTGGGCCAGGTGCGTCTTGTCGTCACGGCGGTGGAGCAGGCCGCCGTGGACCTTCGGGTGGAGGGTTTTCACCCGGCCGTCGAAAAGTTCCGGCGCGCCGGTGAATTCGGAAACGTCGATGACCGGAAGTCCTGCGTCGCGCAGGGCCTTCGAGGTGCCGCCGGTGGAAAGCAGTTCGACGCCGAGGTCGTGCAGCTCGCGGGCGAAGTCGGCGAGGCCGGTCTTGTCGGACACGGAAAGGAGGGCGCGTGTGATTGGCATGAGATTGGTCGTTCGCGTTTGGAGGAATATCCCGGCGGGCGGGTGAGCGACCCTGCGTAACGAAGGCGACCGGGAGGGGCAAGCGGAATAGCGGCCGGGGTTTTCCACCCGGTGCCGGGTGGAGGCCCCGAGCGGGAATGCTTTTGACAGATGGGTAGTGGGAAGGCGGGTGTCATTGCCCCAACCGGACCGCATGGAATGGGATCGAAGCGGACATAGCGGCTATGCCGCAATGCGGTCCCTGCCTTCCGGGTAGCGTCGTGGCGAAGCCACGATGCTACGGCAGCAACACTAGTTGCTCTTCCAGTCGCTTCAGTGAAATATCGAGTAGCTTTGTGACAAGCGCTTCGAGTTCGTTGATGCGTGCCTTGTCCTTGTCCGTCAGCGGAATCACTACCGGCGTGGCGGTTTGCTGGAAGGGATCCGGAGGCTGGGTCCGCGGCAATCTGCGCAGCCCATGCAGCTCACCCACCAACTGCATCAGAAGGGGGTCCGGCAGGTATCCGATCCGCAGTACGGTTTTCAAGCGTTCTTCCGGCGGCATCGGCTTCAGCAACTTCACATACATCCGGCAGGAAGCGATCAGGTGGTCGTAATGGTATAAAGCGTCCAGGATCTCCGTGACCTGCTGGTGAGCCTTCGGATCGAGATGACACACAAGTGCCCCCGGGGTATAGAGAATGCTTCCTTCCTGGGGGATCGGAATCCCGAGGTTTGCGAAATCCGCCGTGAGATCCATCACATCGTTCTTCTCCTTGCCGGCAGGTGCCTGTTGCAGCGCGAGGTTCGCCAACTTTTCGGGCAACCCGGACAGTTCTCTGTATTTCGTGGAGAGATCCGAATGAGCCGTCGCCCACGGCCCAAACGCGAGCCAGAGAATGCCATACAATGGGAGACGGAATTTTGTCATCATGCGGAGGCGGGTAGGGTAGGTTTACCACCTGCCACTTCCTTTCATTCATGCACCTCAGATTCCCGGTCTCAAGCTGTTTCGCCTGAATCTTTATGGGAAATCATGGTGGCCGTCTTCAGGGTAGCGGCGTGGCTGCGCCACGACGGTAGGGAGGATGCTCCGTCACCCCTGGGGGCTTGCTTTTCCCGGACAGCTCCGCGTTCCTGCCCACGAAGGAGATCGAACGAGAACGGAAATTCGCCCGGTGATGGCCATTCGCCCAGCCGTCGTGGCGCAGCCACGACGCTACGGCGCGGGTGACGTCCCTGCCTTCCGTCTGTCCGGCTGGGACCGCGGAATTCATTCCGCTTGGCTTCGCATGCACGGATTCTCCGGGGCGGAATGAATTCCGCGGTCCCAGTGGCTTCACTCCACCGCTTTCGCGATCTGGAGCAGCTTCGCCTCGCCGAGGTGCGGGCCGAGGAGCTGGACGCCAACGGGCAGCTTGGTGTCGCCGTCGTAGTCGACGGTGCCTGCGGGCACGGAGATGGCGGGGATGCCTGCCAAGTTTGCGGCGATGGTGTAGATGTCCGCCAGGTAGTCCTGGAGCGGATCATTTCCCGCCGCGCCCAGCTTCCGCGCCGGGGCGGGGGCGACGGGTGAAAGGATGGCGTCCACCGTTTCGAAAGCGGTCTCGAAGTCGCGGCGGATCAGCGTGCGGACCTTCTGCGCGCGGCTGTAGTAGGCATCGTAGTAGCCGGAGGAAAGGACGTAGGTGCCCAGGATGATGCGGCGCTTCACCTCGTCCCCGAAGCCTTCCTCGCGGGACTTTTTGTAGAGGTCGATGATGTCAGCCGGGTTCGCGGCGCGGTGGCCGTAGCGGATGCCATCAAACCGGGAAAGGTTCGACGATGCCTCCGCCGGGGCGATGACGTAGTAGGTGGCGACGGCGTATTCCGTGTGCGGCAGGGAGATTTCCACCAGCTCCGCGCCCTGTGCCTTCAGCTTGTCAGCGGCGGCGTGGATGAGCTTCAGCACGCCGGGGTCGATGCCCTCGCCGAAGTATTCCTTCGGCAGGCCGATTTTCAGGCCCTTCACGCCCGCATGCAGGTTCGCGGAGTAGTCCGGCACCGGCTCGTCCAGGCTGGTGGAGTCCGCGGGATCGAATCCCGCGATGGCCTGCAGCACCAGCGCGGCGTCCTCCACGGAGTGGGTGAACGTGCCGATCTGGTCGAGCGAGGAGGCGAAGGCGACCAGCCCGTAGCGGGAAACGCGGCCGTAGGATGGCTTCAGGCCGACCACGCCGCAGTGGGACGCTGGCTGGCGGATGGACCCGCCGGTGTCCGAGCCGAGCGCGGCGACGGCGGTGCGGTCCGCCACGGCGGCGGCGCTGCCGCCGGAGGAACCACCGGGGATGCGGCCCGGGGCGGCGGGGTTGAGCGTCTTGCCCAGCGCGGAGTTCTCCGTCGCGGAACCCATGGCGAACTCATCCATGTTCGTCCGGCCGAAGGGGATGGCCCCGGCGGCGCGCAGCTTGGTGATGACGGTGGCGTTGTAGGGCGCGCGGTAGTTTTCCAGGAACTTCGAGGCGCAGGTGCACGGCTGGCCCAGCACGTTCATGTTGTCCTTGATGGCGATGGGCACGCCGCCCAGCGGCAGGGAAAGGTCCGCGTCCGCGGCCTCCGCCAGCGCGGACTCCAGATCATGGGAAAGGTAGGCGCCGGTCAGGCCGTCACGCGCGGCGATCTCACCGGCGAGTTTTTCCAGGGCGGCGGCGGGTGTGGTTTCGCCGGAAACGAGCTGTTGGCGAAGGGAGGTGATGGTCATGGATGGAAAGTGGGAGAGTGGATAGTAGATGGTGGATGGTCTGAAGAGCGACGCCGTGGAAGTCTGTCCATCAACCATCAACTCTCCACCATCGACTTTTTCAGGCGTCCGCGACGACTTTCGGCACGCGGATCTGTCCCTGCGCCTGGTCCGGGGCGTTCTGGAGCACGGCTTCCGGGGCGAGGCTTTCGTGCGGGACGTCATCCCGCATGCGGCCGAAGATGGGGGCGGAGTAGGACGTTGCCTCCACGCCGCTGACGTCCAGTGCGGTGAGCGTCTCCACGTGGCCGAGGATTTTCTCAAGCTGCGGCTGGAACTTCGCGATTTCGTCTGGGGTCAGTTCGAGACGGGCCAGTTCGGCGATCCGTTCGACTTCGATGGCGGGCTGCGACATGGGCGGAGCGTCGGGAAACGGCGGGAAACTTCCAAGTTTAAGTTTGCCCTTTCGCGCCGCCGGGAACCGCGCAAACTTCCGGGCACCGTATGAAAATCCAACTGTTGTCATTGTTCGCGCTGGTTGCCGGTGCGCTGTGCGCCTCCGCGGAGACGTTTTCGGAATCCGCCGGCCTCCAGCTCTACTCGCTGAGGGACCAGTTCAAGAAGGACGTCCCCGGCACCATGGAGTGGGTGGGCAAGCAGGGCTTCAAGGAAGTCGAGCTGGCCACCACCTACGGCTTGGGTGCGGAGGAGTTCCTCGCGCTGCTCAAGAAGAACGGCCTCACCGCCATCGCCGGGCACTACCCGTATGACCGCTACAAGTCCGAGCCGGAGAAAGTCGCCGCGGAGGCGAAGGCGCTGGGGCTGAAATACGCCGGTGTCGCGTGGATTCCGCACAAGGACGGCTTTGACGAGCAGGACACCCGGGACGCCGCGGAGGTCTTCAACAAGGCGGGTGCCGCGCTGAAAAAGGAGGGCATCCAGTTCTACTACCACATCCACGGCTATGAGTTCCACAAGCACGGCGACGGCACCCTGTTCGACCTGCTGATGGAGCTGACGGACAAGGACACCGTGGCCTACCAGCTCGACACCCTGTGGGCCGTCCTGCCGGACCAGGACCCCGTCGCCCTGCTGAAGAAGTATGGCTCCCGCTGGCAGCTCATGCACCTGAAGGACCTCAAGAAGGGCGTGGCGCTGGGCAACCACTCCGGCGGCACGGACGTGAAGAACGACGTCCCCCTCGGCACCGGCCAGATGGACTGGCCTGCCATCCTTAAGGCGGCCAAGGAAGTCGGCGTGAAATACTACTTCATCGAGGACGAATCCCCCACCTCCGTGGAGCAGATCCCGCAGTCCGTCGAGTATCTGAAGACCGTGAAATGGTGATTTTCAAAAAAACCGAAGTTTTTTCCAAAAAGTTTGAACGGTTCGTATTCAGGAATGTCTGACCTTATGAAAGCGCGCTTCACGGCGTGTTTTATGTAAGGGTGTTAACAGCAAATCGTTCGCTATCCCTCCCATGGGTGTGGGTTAAGAGGTAGAAAACGTTCGCCGCCGGAGGTGGGACCCTCCGGCGGCGCTTTTTTTGGGGATTTTCGTAAAATGCTGCGATCGCCGGAGCGTTCCATTCCATGGCGTCCTGCGGGGTGGGTGCCGGGGCATTGCGGCAGCTTGTGGAGTGCGGCGGCCTTCCGCCGCTTTGGGGGTGGATGGCACATGCCGGATGATGTGGGGAAAACCACGACGTCCCAACTTGCGGATGGTATCTTCATTTTGGGGCGAGCCCTGCCTGCTACTGATAGCGGCAGAGACTGCCGCACTCCATGACGCTGCCGCGTTCAGGGTGGGTGCCGGGGCATTGCGGCAGCTTATGGAGTGCGGCGGCCTTCCGCCGCTTTGGGGGATGAGGTCACCCAGGAAGACGGTGCGGGCAACCAAGGTGCGGATGGCATGCTTGATGGGCAGGGATGGTTTTCCAAACCGTCCGGCGGGGGCGGTGCCTGATGCCTCATGGTGTCCGTTCTCCTGGCGTGGTTCCCCCTCAGAGAAGCCGCGCAAGGTCATCAGGGATAGGGATCACGGGATACTGGGACATTCACCCCGCCTGACGGTTTGGAAAACCGTCCCTGCCAAAGAATGCCGTCGCTCCCGTTGATGGCAGACCCTCAGCGGCTTTCCTCCAGCGTGCGGATGGTCGCCGCAGCCTTCTCCGCCTCCGCCTTCATGCCGGCCCCTTGGTAGGCCAGTTGCAGGCTGCGGAGGGTGTCGATGTCGTTGGGGAACTGGCGGAGGGCTTCCTCATACGTCTCGGCGGCATCTTTCTGCCTGCCGACGGTCATGAAATAATCGCCCACCCGTGAGGTCATGGGGGCCAGGATGGCGGGAGGGAACATCAGCGAGGAGGGGCGCTGGCGGTCGGACGCGGAGCGGAACCAGTTGTAGGCGGAGCCCCGGGCGGCGGGTGGACTGGCAAGAGCGATGCGGCCGTTCAGCTCGCTGGCGAGCACCTCCATCGCCCGGAACGCGCGGTGCCAGGCGGAGCGTTCCCCGCCCTGGGAGGAGGCCGTCTGGAGCTTTTCAAAGGCGGTGCCATGCTTCGCAAGGGCGGCGGCGGTGATCTTCGCCTCTTCCAGTTTTCCGGTTTCCGCGGAGCGTTTCGCATCAAGGGCGATCCGCAGGGCGTCGATCCACCAGGATGCGAGCGACGTCTCGCGGGTGGCTTTGAGGGTGTCCGGTTTTGGCAGGGAGTTGAGGGCCTCCTCCGTGTTTCCCGGCAGGCCGCGTTTCATGAGCAGGCGGGCGGGGAGGGTGCGTGCCTCCCACAGCAGGATGCGTGCCCCCGGGGAGCCGGGGCGGCCTTCGGGGAGCGGGATCTCGGCCACCCGGCGCGCGGCGGCATAGGCCGTTTCGAAGTCACCGTTCGAAGACACCGCGATGATGCGGTAGCACTCCGCCTTCACCCATTCCGGGCAATCCGCAAGGGGGGCTTTCTCGGTTTCCCTCCAGCGTTCGAAAAGGGTGGTGGCGCGGCCAAAGGCGGACGTCGCCTTGCCGTGGTTGCCGCACCGCCATTCGTAGTGGCCCAGCAGGTGGAAGTATGGCGCGTAGTTCGGGGCCATCTGCGCGAGTTTCCTCGCCAGTTCCAGTGAACCGGTGAGGTCCGGAGCCTCCGCCCGGATGAGCAGCAGCGCGTGGAGGGGCAGCGGGCTTTCCGGGTGCTTGGCAATCAGCGCTTCCAGCGTTTTTTCGGCTTTCTCCTGGTCCGGTGTGGGCTCCCCCAGGTCATCATAGCCGGAACGGCTGAAAAGAGCGGCCAGGATGGCGGTTTGGAGATCATTCGGGAATTTTTCGGACACTTTGTGGAAAGCGTTTGCGGCCTCGTTCACGCCGTCGGTGAGGAATTTGATGAGTCCGAAGGCGTAGCCGCGCTCCAGTTCATTTCCCTTTCCCTGGTTGATCAGCTCCATGAGGCGCTCGCTGGCGGCGATGCGGGCCTCGTCGGTTTCCGGGGAAGGGGAGAGCAGGCACATCACCATCCCCCAGTGGGCCAGCAGGCACTCCGGGTCTTCCTTCATGGCGACGGCGAAATGACGGCTCGCCTCGAACTCCCAGCCTCCGTTCAGGTGGTTCATCCCCTGGATCACATGGGCCTGCGCCTTTTCCGTGGATGCGGTCACGGCCATCCGCAGGCCGCCTTTGATCTCGATGGGTGTAGGCTCACCCAGTTCCCGCACTGGGGCGGGGATCGCTTTTTCCACGGGAGGCATCTCCGCTGCCAGTCCGATTGCCGCCGCCGCGATCCATGCGATGATCCACAGTTTCATGGCCGGAACCATCGGCGGGCGGCCCTGTTTCTCCAAGTAAAATGACACTGGCGTGGTGCCGGGCGGCTTCGTTAGAGTCCGCCCATGAAACTCGGTGTCATCGGTTGCGGGAAAATGGGGACGGCTCTGGTGGAGGGCGCGGTGAAGGCAGGGGTGACCCGGCCCGCGGACATCACCGGCTGTGATCCATTTCCCGCGGCCAGGGAGGCGTTCGTGAAGGCGACCGGAGCCTCCGTCGCCGGGAGCGCCGCCGGGGTGGCCTCAGCGAGCGAGGTGATCCTGCTGGCCACCAAGCCCCAGGACATCGCCGGGGCGCTTTCGGAAATCGCCGGGGCCGCCGCCGGAAAGCCGTTGCTGGTGATTTCCATCGCTGCCGGTGTGACCTTGGCAGCCCTTGAGGACGCGGCTCCGGAAAACCTCCGTATCATCCGGGCGATGCCGAACACCCCCGCCCTGGTGGGCAAGGGGGCGGCCGGGTATTGCCTCGGTTCCCGTGCCACTGCGGAAGATGCGGCGGCGGCGGAGGCGCTGCTCGGTGCCGTCGGTCTGGCGGTCCGGGTTCCTGAAAAGCTGATGGATGCCGTCACCGGCCTGTCCGGCAGTGGTCCGGCGTATGTTTATCTGGTCATCGAGGCACTGGCGGATGGCGGCGTGAAGGTCGGCCTGCCACGGGCGGATGCCATCCGGCTTGCCGCGCAGACGGTCGCCGGAGCGGCGGCCATGGTGCTGGAGACGGGGGAGCACCCCGCGGTCCTCAAGGACATGGTGACCTCCCCCGGTGGCACGACCATCGCCGGACTTGCGGAACTGGAGAAATCCGGCGTCCGCAGCGGCTTCATCGGAGCGGTGGACGCCGCCACCCGGCGCGCCACGGAGCTGGGGGCGAAGTAGCCTGCGCCCGCGCGTATTTTGCGCTTCACGCGGAAAGCGTTAAATGGATCATTCAGCGCATGACCCCAAGGTTCATCTATCCGCTGGCACTGGGTGCCGCTGCCGCCATCCTCCTTGTTTCCTGTGGCAGCTCGAAGGATGACCTGCCGATCATGGCGGGGGATACCTCCGGAGCCTCATCGGCCGGTGAGGGTCTTTACCAGCAGGCAAAGGCAGCGGATGACGCGGGCAAGGTGAAGAAGGCCATCAAACTCTATGATGACACGGCCACCCGCTATCCTTTCGCCCCTTCGTCCGCCCAGGCGCGTTTCCGCCAGGCGGAACTCCTGCAGCAGCAGGGTGAGGTGCTGGACTCGTTCGCAGCCTATCAGCAGCTTCTCACCCGCTTCCAGGGCAGCGGCCTCTACAGCACCGCGCTGGACCGGCAGGCGGCCATGGCCCAGTCCGCCGCGGACGGGGATATAAAGTCCGGCTTCCTCGGCATCAAATCGAAGCTGTCCCTCGACAAGACGGTGGAGATGCTCGGCCAGGTGCGTGACAACGCCCCGCGCTCCCGCACCGCTTCCAAGGCGCAGTTCACCGTCGGCCAGCTTTACGAATCGAAGAAAAAGCACAAGGAGGCCATCGCGGCCTACCGCCAGCTCGTGCGGGAGCAACCGGAAGCCCCGGAGGCCCCTGAAGCGCTTTTCCGCGTCGGTGACATCCTCGTCAACCAGGCGGACCAAGGGAACCAGAACCGTGCGACGCTGGACCTCGCCAGCGAGGCGTTCAACGACTACCTCATGCAATACCCGGGCCACTCTAAGAATGCGGAGGCCCGCCGGAAGATTGCCAGCCTGGGCAGCCGGGATGTCGAGCGCACCTTTGAAACCGCCGAGTTCTATAACCGCACCGGACAGTTCGAGTCCGCGAAGATCTACTACCGTGACGTCGTGAAACGGTCGTCCTACGGCAAGACCCACGATGCGGCGAAAGCCCGCCTCAAGGAACTCGGCGAGTGAGATGACACCCATCCGGAACCATTCATGAAACCGATCCACCTTCTGGTCCTTCCGCTGCTCCTGCTTTCGTCCTGTGCCGGTTACCGGCTCGGGGGAGGGAAGCCGGCGTCCCTGTCCTCGGTGACGACCATTTCCGTCCCGATGTTCAAGAATGAGACCCAGCACCCGCGTGCCGAAGCCATCGCCACCTCGGCCGTGGCGGCGGCGTTGTCGCAGGATGGCACTTACAAGGTGTCCTCCACCGACCACGCGGACGCCATCCTGGAAGGGACGCTTGAGAAGATCGGATACACCTCCATCCGCGGCACCCGCATGGACACCCTCCTGCCGGAAGAACTGCACAACGACGTGGAAATTTCCTGGGTGCTGAAGGACGCGCGGGACCCCACCAAGACGCTGGCTTCCGGAAAGTCCACCGGAAAGAGCCAGTTGTTCGTGGACACCAACCTACAGACCGCGAGGAACAACGCCCTGCCTGACGCGCTCGAGCGTGCGGGCGAATCGTTGGTCTCCACCTTGG
The window above is part of the Akkermansiaceae bacterium genome. Proteins encoded here:
- a CDS encoding sugar phosphate isomerase/epimerase, which encodes MKIQLLSLFALVAGALCASAETFSESAGLQLYSLRDQFKKDVPGTMEWVGKQGFKEVELATTYGLGAEEFLALLKKNGLTAIAGHYPYDRYKSEPEKVAAEAKALGLKYAGVAWIPHKDGFDEQDTRDAAEVFNKAGAALKKEGIQFYYHIHGYEFHKHGDGTLFDLLMELTDKDTVAYQLDTLWAVLPDQDPVALLKKYGSRWQLMHLKDLKKGVALGNHSGGTDVKNDVPLGTGQMDWPAILKAAKEVGVKYYFIEDESPTSVEQIPQSVEYLKTVKW
- a CDS encoding tetratricopeptide repeat protein; protein product: MTPRFIYPLALGAAAAILLVSCGSSKDDLPIMAGDTSGASSAGEGLYQQAKAADDAGKVKKAIKLYDDTATRYPFAPSSAQARFRQAELLQQQGEVLDSFAAYQQLLTRFQGSGLYSTALDRQAAMAQSAADGDIKSGFLGIKSKLSLDKTVEMLGQVRDNAPRSRTASKAQFTVGQLYESKKKHKEAIAAYRQLVREQPEAPEAPEALFRVGDILVNQADQGNQNRATLDLASEAFNDYLMQYPGHSKNAEARRKIASLGSRDVERTFETAEFYNRTGQFESAKIYYRDVVKRSSYGKTHDAAKARLKELGE
- the gatC gene encoding Asp-tRNA(Asn)/Glu-tRNA(Gln) amidotransferase subunit GatC, with the translated sequence MSQPAIEVERIAELARLELTPDEIAKFQPQLEKILGHVETLTALDVSGVEATSYSAPIFGRMRDDVPHESLAPEAVLQNAPDQAQGQIRVPKVVADA
- the gatA gene encoding Asp-tRNA(Asn)/Glu-tRNA(Gln) amidotransferase subunit GatA, coding for MTITSLRQQLVSGETTPAAALEKLAGEIAARDGLTGAYLSHDLESALAEAADADLSLPLGGVPIAIKDNMNVLGQPCTCASKFLENYRAPYNATVITKLRAAGAIPFGRTNMDEFAMGSATENSALGKTLNPAAPGRIPGGSSGGSAAAVADRTAVAALGSDTGGSIRQPASHCGVVGLKPSYGRVSRYGLVAFASSLDQIGTFTHSVEDAALVLQAIAGFDPADSTSLDEPVPDYSANLHAGVKGLKIGLPKEYFGEGIDPGVLKLIHAAADKLKAQGAELVEISLPHTEYAVATYYVIAPAEASSNLSRFDGIRYGHRAANPADIIDLYKKSREEGFGDEVKRRIILGTYVLSSGYYDAYYSRAQKVRTLIRRDFETAFETVDAILSPVAPAPARKLGAAGNDPLQDYLADIYTIAANLAGIPAISVPAGTVDYDGDTKLPVGVQLLGPHLGEAKLLQIAKAVE
- the purH gene encoding bifunctional phosphoribosylaminoimidazolecarboxamide formyltransferase/IMP cyclohydrolase, coding for MPITRALLSVSDKTGLADFARELHDLGVELLSTGGTSKALRDAGLPVIDVSEFTGAPELFDGRVKTLHPKVHGGLLHRRDDKTHLAQAKEHDIPRIDLVVVNLYPFEETVAKPDVTLEEAIENIDIGGPSMLRSAAKNHSHVTVVVDPSDYAKVIGEMKENNKETTKGFREQLAVKVFLRTSQYDAAINNYLGQSRQGTRANFSLNLPLEQELRYGDNPHQKCSLYGNFRQFFTQVQGKELSYTNVLDIEAAADLILDFVRPTVGILKHTNPCGVGQDDESLKVAWQKAFETDRQAPFGGVIVVNRPLNLELARVISEIFTDVIIAPEFEADARALLQKKKNLRLMKMNDGYLAEKKGSVIRSCPGGLMVMDRDHTALGLDNLESKVVTKRPPTEEEMRAMRFGWRIVKHVKSNAIVYTKSDRTLGIGAGQMSRVDSSRIAVWKAREAGLDLKGSIVASDAMFPFADGLQSAIDAGATACIQPGGSIRDEEVIAAADAAGMAMIFTGHRHFRH
- the proC gene encoding pyrroline-5-carboxylate reductase → MKLGVIGCGKMGTALVEGAVKAGVTRPADITGCDPFPAAREAFVKATGASVAGSAAGVASASEVILLATKPQDIAGALSEIAGAAAGKPLLVISIAAGVTLAALEDAAPENLRIIRAMPNTPALVGKGAAGYCLGSRATAEDAAAAEALLGAVGLAVRVPEKLMDAVTGLSGSGPAYVYLVIEALADGGVKVGLPRADAIRLAAQTVAGAAAMVLETGEHPAVLKDMVTSPGGTTIAGLAELEKSGVRSGFIGAVDAATRRATELGAK